In Geobacillus kaustophilus, a genomic segment contains:
- a CDS encoding solute carrier family 23 protein — MNKPVLDIQDRPTVGQWITLSLQHLFAMFGATILVPYLVGLDPSIALLTSGLGTLAFLIITKWQVPAYLGSSFAYIAPIIAAKTAGGPGAAMIGSFLAGLVYGVVALIIKKAGYRWVMKLLPPVVVGPVIIVIGLGLAGTAVGMAMNGPDGKYSLLHFSVALVTLAATIVCSVLARGMLSLIPVLVGIVVGYLYALAVGLVDLSKVAAAKWLEWPDFLIPFADYPVRVTWEIVMLMVPIAIVTLSEHIGHQLVLSKVVGRDLIQKPGLHRSILGDGTATMISALLGGPPKTTYGENIGVLAITRVYSVYVLAGAAVIAIAFGFVGKITALISSIPTPVMGGVSILLFGIIASSGLRMLIDSRVDFGQTRNLVIASVILVIGIGGAVLKISESFQITGMALSAIVGVLLNLMLPGRPQAAENLFEENSSDHVA; from the coding sequence ATGAACAAACCGGTGTTGGACATTCAAGACCGCCCGACCGTTGGGCAATGGATCACATTAAGCCTTCAGCATTTATTCGCCATGTTTGGCGCGACGATTTTAGTGCCGTACTTAGTCGGGTTGGACCCGTCAATCGCCTTGCTCACAAGCGGGCTTGGAACGCTTGCGTTTTTGATCATTACGAAATGGCAAGTGCCGGCGTATCTTGGTTCGTCGTTCGCCTACATTGCGCCGATCATCGCGGCGAAAACGGCTGGCGGCCCGGGAGCGGCGATGATCGGCAGCTTTCTTGCGGGGTTGGTGTACGGGGTTGTCGCCCTCATCATTAAAAAAGCGGGCTACCGCTGGGTGATGAAGCTGCTGCCCCCGGTTGTGGTCGGCCCGGTCATCATCGTCATCGGCCTCGGCCTAGCCGGCACGGCGGTCGGGATGGCGATGAACGGCCCGGACGGCAAATACAGCCTGCTCCATTTCTCAGTGGCGCTCGTGACGCTCGCCGCCACGATCGTCTGCTCGGTATTGGCGCGCGGCATGTTGAGCCTCATTCCGGTGCTTGTCGGCATCGTGGTCGGTTACCTCTACGCGCTGGCCGTCGGATTGGTTGACTTGTCAAAAGTGGCGGCGGCGAAATGGTTGGAATGGCCGGATTTCCTCATCCCGTTTGCCGACTATCCGGTGCGCGTCACGTGGGAGATCGTCATGCTCATGGTTCCGATCGCCATCGTCACCTTGTCGGAGCATATCGGCCACCAGCTTGTGTTAAGCAAAGTCGTCGGCCGCGACCTTATTCAAAAGCCGGGATTGCATCGCTCGATTTTAGGGGACGGAACGGCGACGATGATTTCCGCCTTGCTCGGCGGCCCGCCGAAAACGACGTACGGGGAAAACATCGGCGTGCTAGCGATCACCCGCGTCTACAGTGTCTACGTGCTGGCCGGCGCGGCGGTGATCGCCATCGCTTTCGGCTTCGTCGGCAAAATCACGGCGCTGATCAGCTCGATTCCGACGCCGGTCATGGGCGGTGTGTCGATCTTGCTGTTTGGCATCATCGCCTCGTCCGGACTGCGCATGTTGATCGACAGCCGCGTCGATTTCGGCCAGACGCGCAATTTAGTCATCGCCTCGGTCATCTTGGTCATCGGCATCGGCGGCGCCGTGCTGAAAATCAGCGAGAGCTTCCAAATCACCGGGATGGCGCTCTCCGCGATTGTCGGCGTCCTCCTCAACTTGATGTTGCCGGGGCGTCCGCAAGCGGCGGAAAACCTATTTGAAGAAAACAGCAGCGACCATGTCGCCTAA
- the pyrR gene encoding bifunctional pyr operon transcriptional regulator/uracil phosphoribosyltransferase PyrR yields MQKAVVMDEQAIRRALTRIAHEIIERNKGIDGCVLVGIKTRGIYLARRLAERIGQIEGASVPVGELDITLYRDDLTVKTDDHEPLVKGTNVPFPVTERNVVLVDDVLFTGRTVRAAMDAVMDLGRPARIQLAVLVDRGHRELPIRADFVGKNVPTSRSELIVVELTEVDGIDQVSIHEK; encoded by the coding sequence ATGCAAAAAGCGGTCGTGATGGACGAACAGGCGATTCGCCGCGCTTTGACGCGCATCGCCCACGAAATCATCGAACGAAACAAAGGCATTGACGGCTGCGTGCTTGTCGGGATTAAAACGCGCGGCATTTACTTGGCGCGCCGCCTGGCGGAGCGGATCGGGCAAATTGAAGGAGCGTCCGTTCCCGTCGGCGAGCTTGACATCACCTTGTACCGCGACGATTTGACCGTGAAGACGGACGACCATGAACCGCTTGTGAAAGGAACGAATGTGCCGTTTCCGGTGACCGAGCGGAACGTCGTTTTGGTTGATGATGTGCTCTTCACCGGCCGGACGGTGCGGGCGGCGATGGATGCGGTGATGGATTTGGGCCGCCCGGCGCGCATCCAGCTTGCGGTGCTTGTCGACCGCGGCCATAGAGAACTCCCGATCCGCGCCGATTTTGTCGGCAAAAATGTGCCGACTTCCCGTTCGGAACTTATTGTCGTTGAGCTGACGGAAGTGGACGGCATCGATCAAGTCTCCATTCATGAAAAATAG
- a CDS encoding RluA family pseudouridine synthase gives MDTITFHIEDEYDGERIDKVIAALHDEWSRSQVQQWIKNGLVTVNGHTVKANYKCEAGDAVAVSPPEPEPLEVEPEPIPLDIYYEDEDVLVVNKPRGMVVHPAPGHMRGTLVNALLAHCRDLSGINGVLRPGIVHRIDKDTSGLLMVAKNDAAHRSLVEQLVHKTVTRRYKAIVHGVIPHDYGTIDAPIGRDKRDRKKMAVTEENGKEAVTHFRVLERFRRYTYVECQLETGRTHQIRVHMKYIGYPLAGDPQYGPKKTLPIDGQALHAGVLGFHHPRTGEYLEFEAPLPPEFAELLDWLRKND, from the coding sequence ATGGACACGATCACGTTTCACATCGAAGACGAATATGACGGCGAACGGATCGATAAAGTGATCGCGGCACTCCATGACGAATGGTCGCGTTCGCAAGTGCAGCAATGGATCAAAAACGGGCTTGTGACCGTGAACGGCCATACGGTGAAAGCGAACTACAAATGCGAAGCGGGCGACGCCGTCGCCGTTTCGCCCCCGGAGCCGGAGCCGCTCGAGGTGGAGCCGGAGCCGATTCCGTTGGACATTTATTACGAAGATGAAGACGTTCTTGTCGTCAACAAACCGCGCGGCATGGTCGTCCATCCGGCGCCGGGGCATATGCGCGGCACGCTCGTGAACGCGCTTCTCGCCCATTGCCGCGACCTCTCGGGCATTAACGGCGTGCTTCGCCCGGGCATCGTCCATCGGATCGACAAAGATACGTCCGGATTGCTCATGGTGGCGAAAAACGACGCCGCCCATCGCTCGCTCGTCGAGCAGCTCGTCCACAAAACGGTGACGCGCCGCTACAAGGCGATCGTCCACGGCGTCATTCCGCACGATTACGGCACGATCGACGCGCCGATCGGCCGGGACAAACGCGATCGAAAGAAAATGGCCGTCACTGAGGAAAACGGCAAGGAAGCCGTCACCCATTTCCGCGTGCTCGAGCGGTTCCGCCGCTATACGTATGTCGAATGCCAGCTTGAAACGGGACGGACGCACCAAATTCGCGTCCATATGAAATACATCGGCTACCCTCTTGCCGGGGATCCGCAATACGGGCCGAAAAAGACGCTCCCGATTGATGGCCAGGCGCTGCACGCCGGCGTTCTTGGATTCCATCATCCGCGCACCGGCGAGTATTTGGAATTTGAAGCACCGTTGCCGCCGGAGTTTGCCGAATTGCTTGACTGGCTGCGAAAAAACGATTGA
- the lspA gene encoding signal peptidase II, with product MRRTGGLGTVAYYWIAAAVVILDQWTKWLVVRYMRLGESIRIIENALYITSHRNRGAAWGMLQGQFWLFYLITVVVVAAIIIYIRRLKPSERLAGVGLGLMLGGAIGNFLDRVFRKEVVDFIHAYIGTYSFPVFNVADSALTVGVILLFVHMFFFATPEKGNE from the coding sequence ATGAGAAGGACAGGGGGACTTGGCACGGTGGCATACTATTGGATTGCGGCGGCGGTCGTCATCCTCGATCAATGGACAAAATGGCTTGTCGTCCGCTATATGCGGCTTGGGGAAAGCATTCGTATCATTGAAAATGCGCTCTACATTACGTCGCACCGCAATCGCGGAGCGGCGTGGGGCATGCTCCAAGGGCAGTTTTGGCTTTTTTATTTGATTACCGTTGTCGTTGTGGCTGCGATCATCATCTATATCCGCCGCCTGAAGCCTTCCGAACGCCTGGCGGGCGTGGGGCTTGGGCTGATGCTCGGCGGGGCGATTGGGAATTTTCTCGACCGCGTCTTTCGCAAGGAAGTGGTCGATTTCATCCACGCGTACATCGGCACATACAGTTTTCCGGTGTTCAATGTCGCCGATTCGGCGCTGACGGTCGGCGTCATCTTGCTGTTTGTCCATATGTTTTTTTTCGCAACACCAGAGAAAGGGAATGAGTAG
- a CDS encoding ATP-binding cassette domain-containing protein translates to MAVVIEGLTKIVKKKPILSDVSLSLSGVYGLLGPNGAGKTTLMRIVAGLLEFNAGRVSLGDEPISTGTRVKRVNEIGYLPQEFMMYPELTMYEVLEHLAVLQGEHPAACRSKIEKVIEQVNLSSHINKKMRELSGGMRRVGIAMLLLREPSILLFDEPTAGLDIRERVRFRNLLKRLGHDHTIVISSHLVEDIEFLCTKIGVLDRGMVLFEGSPDELKQKAAPYTYELDVPFEELDSVMAANEVVQMSEEPSHVVVRVLSEEPIGRPVAPRLMDGYLALLKEAEAHG, encoded by the coding sequence TTGGCGGTCGTCATTGAAGGATTGACGAAAATCGTGAAAAAGAAGCCGATTTTATCCGATGTCTCTCTCTCCCTCTCCGGCGTGTACGGCTTGCTGGGGCCAAACGGCGCCGGCAAGACGACGTTGATGCGCATTGTGGCCGGACTGTTGGAGTTCAATGCCGGACGGGTGTCGCTCGGAGACGAGCCGATCAGCACCGGCACGAGGGTGAAGCGGGTGAACGAGATCGGCTATTTGCCGCAAGAGTTTATGATGTACCCGGAGCTGACGATGTATGAAGTGCTTGAGCATCTCGCCGTCTTGCAAGGTGAACATCCCGCCGCCTGCCGATCCAAAATCGAGAAGGTCATCGAACAAGTCAACTTGTCTTCGCACATCAACAAAAAAATGCGCGAGCTGTCCGGCGGCATGCGGCGGGTGGGCATTGCCATGCTGCTGCTTCGGGAGCCGTCCATCCTCCTGTTTGATGAGCCGACGGCCGGGCTTGACATCCGCGAGCGCGTGCGGTTTCGCAATTTGTTGAAGCGGCTGGGGCACGATCATACGATCGTCATCTCTTCGCACCTTGTCGAGGACATTGAATTTTTGTGCACGAAAATCGGGGTGTTGGACCGCGGCATGGTGCTGTTTGAAGGCAGCCCGGACGAGCTCAAGCAAAAAGCGGCTCCTTATACGTATGAGTTGGACGTGCCATTTGAGGAGCTTGACTCGGTCATGGCCGCCAACGAAGTCGTCCAAATGAGCGAAGAGCCTTCCCACGTCGTCGTGCGCGTCTTGTCCGAAGAACCCATCGGCCGGCCTGTCGCCCCGCGGCTGATGGACGGATATTTGGCGTTGTTGAAAGAGGCGGAAGCGCATGGATAA